A single region of the Macadamia integrifolia cultivar HAES 741 unplaced genomic scaffold, SCU_Mint_v3 scaffold2431, whole genome shotgun sequence genome encodes:
- the LOC122066516 gene encoding probable serine/threonine-protein kinase PBL18, translating into MGNCCKGPVRLAHASSTIPSSGAGNPPSRTLYSAPSGQETSFANLGIKSLTAFSSDASVSVSVKSFSFNDLKSAAKNFRSETLLGEGGFGCVFKGWIDENTLTPTKPGGGIVVAIKKLKMESCQGHKEWLAEVNYLGQLRHENLVKLIGYCSEYENRLLVYEYMVRGSLENHLFRKGIQPLPWLTRMSIAIDVARGLSFLHNLENHVIYRDLKASNILLDSEFNAKLSDFGLARDGPTGDKTHVSTRVVGTRGYAAPEYVATGHLTIKSDVYSYGVVLLELLSGRRALTEETAIVEESLVDWAKPFLSDDRRVLRIMDTTLGGQYSKKGAQGLAALALQCLHSDPKNRPCMKDVVDTLELLQTSKDVRRTPPPKLKHRGIKKSIYTPKTTANCSEIHAFKH; encoded by the exons ATGGGAAATTGCTGCAAGGGACCTGTAAGACTTGCGCATGCTTCTTCTACTATTCCTTCTTCAG GGGCTGGAAATCCTCCAAGCAGAACCTTGTATTCGGCTCCGTCCGGCCAGGAAACGTCATTTGCCAATTTGGGCATAAAATCTCTTACGGCTTTTTCTAGTGATGCATCAGTCTCTGTCAGTGTCAAGTCTTTTAGCTTCAATGATCTCAAGAGTGCTGCGAAGAACTTCCGCTCAGAAACTCTTCTGGGTGAAGGAGGATTTGGATGTGTCTTCAAAGGATGGATTGATGAAAATACACTCACTCCCACTAAACCAGGTGGTGGAATTGTTGTGGCCATCAAGAAACTCAAGATGGAAAGCTGCCAAGGCCACAAAGAATGGCTT GCAGAGGTTAATTACTTGGGTCAACTTCGCCACGAGAATCTGGTGAAACTTATTGGATACTGTTCAGAGTATGAGAATAGACTCTTAGTTTATGAGTATATGGTGAGAGGAAGTTTggaaaatcatttgtttagaa AAGGTATTCAACCTCTACCATGGCTCACACGAATGAGCATAGCCATTGATGTTGCCCGGGGACTTTCTTTCTTACATAATTTAGAGAACCATGTAATATACCGCGATCTAAAAGCTTCCAACATTCTGCTCGACTCG GAATTCAATGCAaaactttcagattttggcCTAGCAAGGGATGGTCCTACGGGAGATAAAACACATGTTTCAACTCGAGTGGTGGGAACTCGTGGTTACGCTGCTCCGGAATATGTGGCAACAG GTCACTTAACCATAAAGAGTGATGTGTACAGCTATGGAGTTGTCTTGTTGGAGTTGTTATCCGGAAGACGGGCCCTGACTGAAGAGACAGCTATTGTTGAAGAGAGCCTTGTAGATTGGGCAAAGCCATTTCTAAGTGACGACAGGAGAGTGCTAAGAATCATGGACACAACGTTGGGAGGTCAATATTCCAAGAAAGGAGCCCAGGGCCTCGCCGCACTTGCTCTCCAGTGCCTCCATTCTGACCCCAAGAACAGGCCTTGTATGAAAGATGTTGTTGATACATTGGAGCTACTCCAGACATCGAAGGATGTTAGAAGGACCCCACCTCCTAAGCTTAAACACCGCGGGATCAAGAAATCAATTTATACTCCCAAGACAACTGCAAATTGCTCAGAGATACACGCTTTCAAGCACTAG